A window of the Acipenser ruthenus chromosome 30, fAciRut3.2 maternal haplotype, whole genome shotgun sequence genome harbors these coding sequences:
- the LOC117397352 gene encoding proline-rich protein 36-like isoform X1 has product MDGASEAQNRDRTGAAAGESPGDCAVTAGSPGGAERETRRTTVPGGAATWELGPAKSGQDTKVGCLGERIEGTGPKAPDCCTGVVVRTVMEAVSSYPPLILELETAAAPPLALEMATAPSPLALDTAAAPLPLALETATVPSPLALGPTAAPPPLALERAVAPPPLALERAAAPPPLALERAAAPPPLALERAAAPPPLALDTAAALLPLALETATVSPPLALRPTAAPPPLAPEMAAAPLPLAPEMAAAPPPLALEMAVAPSSVALETAVAPPLLALETATTLSPLVLGPTDSPLPLALETATTLSPLVLGPTDSPLPLALETATTLSPLVLGPTDSPLPLALEAAAAPPPLALVLTAAPHPLALEMVAAPSPLALETAAAPPPLALEMAAAPPPLALETVAATPPVALETAAAPPLALGPTAAPPPVALEMVAAPPPLALEMAVAPSSVALETAVAPPLLALETATTLSPLVLGPTDSPLSLALEAAAAPPPLALGPTAAPHPLALEMVAAPPPLALEMVAAPPPLALEMVAAPPPLALEMVAAPPPLALEMVAATPPVALETAAAPPPLALGPTAAPPPVALEMVAAPPPLALEMAVAPSSVALETAVAPPLLALETATTLSPLVLGPTDSPLSLALEAAAAPPPLALGPTAAPHPLALEMVAAPPPLALEMVAAPPPLALEMVAATPPVALETAAAPPPLALEMAEVPPPLALRTAAATLAPAAATLAPAAATLSPAAPCGSLLDVTDLSGTLSLQVPPCCSDPPTPAPLLQDASAECEE; this is encoded by the exons ATGGATGGGGCATCAGAAGCACAGAACCGTGACCGGACGGGTGCAGCAGCAGGTGAGAGCCCCGGCGACTGTGCGGTGACGGCTGGTTCACCAGGGGGAGCGGAACGGGAGACCAGGCGAACGACCGTGCCTGGTGGTGCAGCGACCTGGGAACTAGGCCCAGCGAAAAGCGGTCAAGACACGAAGGTTGGATGTCTGGGAGAAAGGATTGAGGGAACTGGCCCAAAGGCACCTGACTGttgcacaggggtggtggtcaggACTGTGATGGAGGCGGTTTCCTCGTATCCTCCTTTGATTCTGGaactggagacagcagcggctcCTCCTCTGGCTCTAGAGATGGCAACAGCTCCTTCCCCATTAGCTCTGGACACAGCAgcggctcctctccctttggctctggagacagcaacAGTTCCTTCCCCATTGGCTCTCGGGccgacagcggctcctccccctctggctcttgagagggcagtggctcctccccctctggctcttgagagggcagcggctcctccccctctggctcttgagagggcagcggctcctccccctctggctcttgagagggcagcggctcctccccctctggctctggacACAGCAGCGGCTCTTCTccctttggctctggagacagcaacAGTTTCTCCCCCATTGGCTCTCAGGCcaacagcggctcctccccctttggcgccagagatggcagcggctcctctccctttggcgccagagatggcagcggctcctccacctctggctctggagatggcAGTGGCTCCTTCCTctgtggctctggagacagcagtggCTCCTCCGCttttggctctggagacagcaacAACTCTATCACCATTGGTTCTAGGGCCGACAGACTCTCCTCTccctttggctctggagacagcaacAACTCTATCACCATTGGTTCTAGGGCCGACAGACTCTCCTCTccctttggctctggagacagcaacAACTCTATCACCATTGGTTTTAGGGCCGACAGACTCTCCTCTCCCTTTGGCTCTGgaggcagcagcagctcctcccccatTGGCTCTCGTTCTGACAGCAGCTCCTCACCCTTTGGCTCTGGAAATGGTAGCGGCTCCTTcacctctggctctggagacagcagcggctcctcctcctctggctctagagatggcagcggctcctccccctctggctctggagacggtAGCTGCTACTCCACctgtggctctggagacagcagcagctcccccATTGGCTCTCGGGCCAACAGCGGCTCCTCCACCTGTGGCTCTGGAGATGgtagcggctcctccccctctggctctggagatggcAGTGGCTCCTTCCTctgtggctctggagacagcagtggCTCCTCCGCttttggctctggagacagcaacAACTCTATCCCCATTGGTTCTAGGGCCGACagactctcctctctctctggctctggaggcagcagcagctcctcccccatTGGCTCTCGGGCCGACAGCGGCTCCTCAccctttggctctggagatggtagcggctcctccccctctggctctggaaATGGTAGCGGCTCCTCcacctctggctctggagatggtagcggctcctccccctctggctctggaaATGGTAGCGGCTCCTCcacctctggctctggagatggTAGCTGCTACTCCACctgtggctctggagacagcagcagctcctcccccatTGGCTCTCGGGCCAACAGCGGCTCCTCCACCTGTGGCTCTGGAGATGGTAGCGGCTCCTCcacctctggctctggagatggcAGTGGCTCCTTCCTctgtggctctggagacagcagtggCTCCTCCGCttttggctctggagacagcaacAACTCTATCCCCATTGGTTCTAGGGCCGACagactctcctctctctctggctctggaggcagcagcagctcctcccccatTGGCTCTCGGGCCGACAGCGGCTCCTCAccctttggctctggagatggtagcggctcctccccctctggctctggaaATGGTAGCGGCTCCTCcacctctggctctggagatggTAGCGGCTACTCCACctgtggctctggagacagcagcagctcctccccctctggctctggagatggcAGAGGTTCCTCCCCCTTTGGCACTCAGGAcggcagcagcaactctggccccggcagcagcaactctggccccgGCAGCAGCAACTCTGTCCCCGGCAGCACCTTGCGGCTCGCTGCTTGATGTAACAG ACCTCAGTGGCACCCTCTCTCTGCAAGTACCCCCTTGTTGTTCCGATCCACCGACACCTGCTCCTCTTCTCCAGG
- the LOC117397352 gene encoding myotonin-protein kinase-like isoform X2, translating to MSGGSRLKRLEEGVLQDGSPVSLQTLLDLLVCVFEELRISPFAQESHVASFLQWAEPLARHVKQLRLQREDFEILKVIGRGNFSEVAIAKMRCTERVYAMKIMNKWDMVKRGEIARFQEEREVMVRGDRRWITELHYAFQDDNNLYLVMDYYVGGDLLTLLSKFGDRIPEEMSQFYLAEMVMAIDSIHRLGYVHRDIKPDNILLDAQGHIRLGDFGSCLKLREDGMIRSSVAVGTPDYLSPEILHAVEDSSCCYGPECDWWSLGICAFEMFFGQTPFYADSITETYAKIINFQEHFEFPRSVPEVSEEARDLIGGLVCGRQQRLGRCGIEDFKGHPFFAGINWEKLRHCQPPFQPEVMNSTDTSNFDVVDDCLSDVESLSEVLEDVPLGVHLAFVGYSYTATKETGAVDRSRDIMVMISREQLSEEQDLLFQETLSQVWMPAELPPCLELPLEPEEGIAEPDSCQEEAFISRTIIGNLESRLRDAERRNWGLEEEIERLNLEIKTLKSAQEKELRILQSLYSVPACSLDHMWDTSVAPSLCKYPLVVPIHRHLLLFSRMRRPNARNEGYLLLCTAGWAFSSGACRSLTELS from the exons ATGTCAGGGGGGTCCCGTCTGAAGCGGCTGGAGGAGGGGGTGCTGCAGGACGGCAGTCCAGTCAGTCTGCAGACACTGCTGGACCTGCTGGTGTGTGTCTTTGAAGAGCTCCGGATCTCTCCGTTTGCACAGGAGAGTCATGTCGCAAGCTTCCTGCAGTGGG CGGAGCCCTTGGCACGACACGTGAAGCAGTTGCGACTCCAGAGGGAAGACTTTGAGATCCTCAAGGTGATTGGCCGTGGAAACTTCAGCGAG GTTGCCATAGCGAAGATGAGATGCACGGAGCGGGTGTACGCAATGAAGATTATGAATAAATGGGACATGGTGAAGCGTGGAGAG ATTGCCCGCTTccaggaggagagggaggtgatGGTCAGGGGTGATCGGCGCTGGATAACTGAGCTCCACTACGCCTTCCAAGATGACAATAACCTG TACCTGGTGATGGACTATTACGTGGGAGGTGACCTGCTGACTCTGCTCAGTAAGTTTGGAGATCGGATCCCAGAGGAGATGTCCCAGTTCTATCTGGCAGAGATGGTGATGGCTATCGACTCCATACACAGGCTGGGCTACGTGCACAG AGATATCAAGCCTGATAACATCCTGTTGGACGCACAGGGACATATCAGACTGGGAGACTTCGGCTCCTGTCTCAAACTCAGGGAAGACGGAATG ATCCGTTCGTCGGTGGCAGTGGGGACCCCTGATTACCTCTCCCCCGAGATCCTGCACGCTGTTGAAGACAGCTCTTGCTGCTATGGGCCCGAGTGTGACTGGTGGTCCCTGGGGATCTGTGCGTTTGAGATGTTCTTCGGGCAGACCCCTTTCTACGCCGACTCCATCACTGAGACTTATGCCAAGATCATCAACTTCCAG GAGCACTTTGAGTTCCCAAGGTCAGTTCCGGAGGTCTCTGAAGAAGCCCGGGATCTTATAGGTGGTCTGGTTTGTGGGAGGCAGCAGCGATTGGGGAGATGCGGGATTGAGGACTTCAAGGGGCACCCCTTCTTTGCGGGTATTAACTGGGAGAAGCTGCGGCACTGCCAGCCCCCCTTCCAGCCAGAGGTGATGAACTCCACCGACACCTCCAACTTCGACGTGGTGGACGACTGTCTCAGTGACGTG GAGAGCCTGTCTGAAGTGCTGGAGGATGTGCCTCTGGGAGTTCATCTAGCCTTCGTGGGCTATTCATACACAGCAACCAA AGAGACGGGTGCTGTGGACCGGAGCAGAGACATCATGGTGATGATCAGCAGAGAGCAGCTCTCTGAAGAACAGGACCTGCTGTTCCAGGAAACCCTG AGTCAGGTGTGGATGCCGGCTGAGCTGCCCCCATGCCTAGAGCTCCCTCTGGAGCCAGAGGAGGGTATTGCAGAGCCAGACAGCTGCCAGGAAGAGGCATTCATCAGCAGGACCATCATTGGAAACCTGGAGAG tcgGTTGCGAGATGCAGAGAGACGGAACTGGGGGCTAGAAGAGGAGATTGAGAGGTTAAACCTGGAGATCAAGACCCTGAAATCTGCACAAGAGAAAG AGCTAAGAATCCTCCAATCTCTCTACTCTGTCCCTGCCTGCAGCCTGGACCACATGTGGGAT ACCTCAGTGGCACCCTCTCTCTGCAAGTACCCCCTTGTTGTTCCGATCCACCGACACCTGCTCCTCTTCTCCAGG